The Corylus avellana chromosome ca11, CavTom2PMs-1.0 genome contains the following window.
ACCAGAAACTACTAGTTTCTTGCTTCAAAGGATAATTTCTCTTACCCATTTCATAATTACAGTAAATGTTGTTAATGTAGTTGAGATTTCAAAACACTGCATGATGCTggtagtgttttattttgttctcattttccATTTATGCTGGTAGGTGGTTTTAAAGGACATTGCTTTATATCTGCCTTTTACTGAATCCATTTTGAGCAATCACAACAAATAGTTTATTTCTGCCAGTGTACTCTAGTTTTCTGTCTCATTTGTATGAGGACACCTATATTTCCCTTGGCTTTTTGACTGCAGGCTTTCGTGGCTTTTGTCATTCGAGGGGATTGTGGCCCCAAAGAATCTGAATCAGTGCCTTCAATGAACTTCAGTAAATTCAGCTGCTTTCTTTTAGCTCGAATTTTACCCTGTATGTGTCAGGGTAATCAAACAAATGAGGGGCAGAACTTGTGTGGATATTATAGAAAGTAGCAATTTTATTCGTTTAATGTGGTGATAAGCATGGGCTACCTCCATTATTGCATCTAAACACATCCACTTTTGCACTGTAATTTGCTAATTTCTGTTGCATGGATGTGTTCATCCAGCCTGTGGTTGATTGCAATTTATCCAGCGGGGGATTGCCACGAGCCTTTTCCGGTCAGGACAGGCCACAGCATAAAACATTTTGTATAACGATTCTGTTGAATGAGAGTAGTGTAACACTTCCCAGTTGTCCTTTGAGgtacaattgatagtttgaggagaaCATTATCattggggtgatagtttgagggggatatgtatatttttttccaaaagaaaaatgtgttgaTACCAACATTTCGGATAGTCAGGTCGGCAACGGGGTCACCTGTAAAACAAGGAAAATTTACAAGGTGATACCGACCAAATGGGGCCAACCTCCGAAATGTCTAAGTCAAGAGAAGAAACCCAATAAAAAGAGAGTAAAGAAGAGAAAACGTGGGTAGTtgtaacgtttttttttttagttttttttttaattttcctaatttgtgTAGTTGTAATGTTGATTTCCCCTTTTTATAGTCCTTACATCCCGGTAAGTTGACGGCCACCAAAGGAAAGAGTTTAGTGCTTGAGCTTATATGTGGGATGTGGTGGACCAAAACTATAGACTTACTTGGATTTCAAGGGCCTCTTGGTTGGGCTTAATGGGCCCTTCCATAACCAAATAATCTATacttaaaagaataaataaaagggtaaaGTCTATTTAAGTCATTCAAATTACTACtttaatgacaatttactctctaaactatcaattgtgataatttacttcacaaattatcaaaacaatgacagtgtaggcccaatttttttaaaaaaaaatgacgaaattactccAATagaatttttgtccttttcaaAAACAAGCCCATTgataaatttatataattatttcgTGTAACATTTCATCTGGATTACGTGGCACgaaacatttctctatttttttttttttttttttttgtgagtggGAAACATTTCTTTAAGTTGGATATTTCCAgaagatttttatttatgaGATTATTTTAACTATTATACAAGGGTGTGCATAGCCATGCCCCACACGACATGTCACAAACTTTTCATCTCTTaagctcatttattttttattagtttccCAATTTAGTTTATTTGTAAAGTTTATTGCGGTGCAAATTACTGATATTATTGGAATCATCCATATTTACTccttataataaaatttaataatatatatattgttatgttatttaaaatttttaaatgacataatattattaaaattcaaaaataaataaaaaatcttgacGATGAGATCACTTCTCTCTATTTCACCCAAATAGCTTTGTGtactttcctctttcttttcttttttttaatttttaattttttcaattttttaattttttgagtaCTAATAGTTAATTCGGCTCTCTGTAATTCCCCACCACGAAGGGGGTTACGTGTGTTTCTCAACAAATCGGATACGTATCTCCCTGTTGGACACGTGCGTTTCTGCTTTTTATTATTAACGTAATTCTTGCATTTGTAAGCTTTATACGGTTCCTCCTCCTTGGCCACTTCTCCTTCCTCACGCTTCAATGCAGTGTACTGAAACGGTAAGGAACAGCTGCTCGTACATATACATATTCATTCTTGTTGCCTGtagtttcgtttttttttttttttaacagaaagtGTTGACAATGTTTCagaaagagtgttttttttttcagaagttCTTCGTGTTTTGAGAGATTCTAGAATGAGAGGTCGCAGGTGCTGAGAGTGATGACAGAGTTGGTGGTGTGACTTATTGGAAACATGGAAGTAACTAAGGAGCAAGAAACTCAAATGGGTTACCTCAGATCCAGGTAACCCCTTTGTTACCTGTTTCTTCAAGGattctctgttttgtttttgtggttttttctgtctttcttgTGTTTGTTAGATTcagagactttttttttctcatatctaTCTGGTCAggttcatatttttccttttttttttttatatggatCAAAGGGTTGGTTAAAGTGGTAGAAGTAAATGATTTGTATCTCATTTTAGTCACTGTCTCCCACTGGTTCTTGGGGGTTAGATAGAGAAGCCTCAGAGGTTTTGtagtgtctatatatatatatatatatatatatatatatatatatatatatatatatatatatctagcaTGTGGGTTCAGTATATTATTTGATTCTCACATAATGGAAGTttaaatccctttttttttcccaacagTTCATAATTTCCTTGCTTCCTAGCTCCAATTTGTTTGCACTTTGTACAAGCTTCTAGGTTGGTTCTATTTCAgatcatagattttttttttcttcttgtctttttGTTAATAAGTGAGTCTTGTAAAGGCAATTTACATGTCCAACCCATATTAGAATTGAGATAAACTAGTTGAAGAGTAGTAGTTTATTCTGGGGGGTTTGGAAAGTTTTGAGTTTTTCTGCTACAAGGAAAAAAGGGATATGATATTATCTGTAATGAGTCAGTAGTAACAACACAGATGGAAATCAATGGGCTCAAGCTTCTGGCAAACACAACTCCCCTGTTATCAATACCTACAACGAAGGCAAATCCACCTTATTATGAGTCAATTTCATGTAGAAATTATGGTTACGGTAGTAATCATTTTCATTGTGGAATTGGAGTGGTATCAGAATCTGAAGATGAAAAAAACAGGGGAGGAGGAACCACGGTATCAAATTTGGTCACTCAAAATGAAGGTGATAACATTGTCACGGTGGATGTTGAGGTGCAGCACGCACAAGATCCTTCCGCAATGGTGTTGGATCCTGAGGGTAAGGAAGGCACTAGATCTAATGGATCTGATCCAAAATTATTTACTGCACCTCATGAGTTGCTGCAGGAAAAGAAGATATGTAGAGCTAGTAGCCAAAACGTTTTTGAACAGGTTTGTCCACCCCTTTGGGGTTTCACAACTATGCGCGGAAGGAGGCCGGAGATGGAAGATGCTGTTGCAGTTGTGCCCCGATTTTCCCAAGTTCCTACTCAAATGCTGTTGAATGACCATGTTTGTAATGGTATGAATAATCATCATTTAAGTCAATTAACGGCCCATTTCTTTGGTGTCTATGATGGACATGGTGGCTTTCAGGTATGCCTTGCGCTACTTGCCTTCTAATTATGTTCAGATGATACATGTGTGTTTGTTCAAAGTTGATTGATTTCATTGAGGGGGCTTTAATTGTTTTCATAGGTTGCAAATTATTGCCACGAACGTCTCCATTTGGCTTTGATGGAGGAGATAGAAATCACAAAAGTGAGCCTGTCTGATGGAAGAAGCATTGGGAATAGTTGGCAGGAGCTGTGGAAGAAAGCCATCTTGAATTGTTTTCTCAAAGCTGATGCTGAAATTGGGGAAGTTCACCGAGGCAGTAATGGAAGCAACGGTGATGCATCAGAGGTTTTTCAAGAACCTATTGCCCCTGAAACTGCTGGGTCTACTGCCGTGGTTGCCATTTTATGTTCAACCCACATAGTAGTTGCAAATTGTGGGGATTCAAGAGCAGTCTTGTGTCGTGGAAAAGTACCTATGCCATTGTCAGTAGATCACAAAGTAAGGCATGTCTTTGTAGTTTTGCACTTATTCATAGGCGTTCAAAATGGGAATGCCCTTTCTAAGAGGATACCTTCATGCTGCTTTCAGCCAAATAGAGAAGATGAATATGCAAGGATAGAAGCTGCAGGAGGCAGGGTCATACAATGGAATGGATCCCGTGTTCATGGCGTTCTCGCAACTTCCCGGTCCATCGGTATGCATCTTTAATCCTTGATCTCGTTCAAATGTTTCCGAAATCTCATATTTAAGCACGGGCATGCCTTTTACAACCTCAGCAACATCAGTGGATGATTGGCAAGAAAATGTATGAGCAGAGTGGACTGGCATCACGAGACAAATTGACATTGCTATAAGCTTGTGTCAATTATACAATGGCATCTTGTTAACGCCGTAACATCGGCACAGTTTCGGTATTATTTGGAAAGCCGAAACTATTATTTATGCAAATGAGTATTTGGTTTAAGTTGAAGCTCCTCCTAGTTTAAATACGGAAAAAGTAATATACCACTTTGATTTAGATGTCCTAATTCCATGCTGAAGAAGGTGATCTGTCTGAATTCTGATTGTCTCTATGGTCGGTGCTCAGGTGATAGATACTTGAAACCATGGGTTATTCCGGATCCAGAAGTGATGTTGGTTCCTCGGGCAAAGCAGGATGAGTGCCTTATTTTGGCCAGCGATGGCTTATGGGATGTCATGACAAACGAGGAGGCCTGTGATGTTGCACGAAAGAGGATCCTTGTGTGGCACAAAAAGCATGGCAGTGCTCTACCTGCAGAAAGAGGTGGTGGTGTTGATCCTGCAGCACAAGCTGCAGCAGAGTACCTCTCAAGGCTTGCTCTACAGAAGGGAAGCAAAGACAACATCACCGTAATAGTTATTGACTTGAAAGCTCAAAGGAAGTTTATAAGAAAAACCTAGCACTATTTTAGAGATAATATCACTATAATCAGTAACATGGTTCAgcctttcatttctttttcgttttttcaCCTGGGATGCTTGTGATACTATAGAGTTcagttagaaaaataataaaagcaaaaaatcaaaattgctGCTTTTATTATGTCTATTGCTTTTATTATCCACAAAGCAGTTCACTATGCTTTGCAGTTATATGCACAACAGAGTTAATATGCTTATGGCGGGCCTGTCAAGATATATTGCCTACGTGCTTAAATCTGGTAAGACGGAAAATACTCACTGACCCGACCTACCCTATCTGCGGGACTGAGGAAGAATTCATCTATCACATACTTTGGTTGTGCCCTAGGCATGTGAAGTATGGGGTGGGGGCTGCATGAACTTTTAGAAATGTTCATACGTGCACTCTGACTTTCTAAGGGTAGCTGAAGAGATGCTAAGCAGATGCGGGAAGGAAGAGTTCCAATTGGGTAGCTGAAGAGATGCTAAGTAGATGCGGGAAGGAAGAGTTCCAATTGTTTGTGATTGTTGCCCGCAGAATATGGTTACGGAGGAATGCGGTAATAAATGAAGATTTGTTCTCACACCCAACTGCCTTACTTGTCAGTGCCTCAGAAGCCTTGAGAGAGTTTCATGAAGTACAAACGGAGAATCATAATTCTCGGGCAGCGATGGAAGTTTCTTCCCCTAGTAAGTGGACGGCTCCTTCGTATGGTTGGCATAAGGTGAATTGGGATGCGGGATGCGGCCATTGGAAAGCAAAATGATCGAGTGGGTTTGGGAGCAGTCATCCGTGATCATTTGGGACGTCTGGTTGCAGATCGGTGTGTTTCCCAACAAGGAACTATTGATCCAGCAGTCTGCTGAAGCTTGGGCAGCCATAATGGCCATTCAGTTGGCAAGGGAGCTGGGGCTGTGGCAGGTCTGCCTGGAAGGGGATGCTAAGACTATTGTAGATGGCGTAAATTCCAGGGAGCCGGATTGGAGCCGTAGGGGACATCTTGTGGAGGATATTCGGACTGAGTTAGCAGCTTTCCCATGTTCAAAAATGGTCTATGCCTGCAGAGAGACCAATCAAGCTGCTCATGTCTTAGCTAGGTTGGCCGCGAAGCAGGAGGAGGAGAGGGCGTGGATGCACGAACCACCTGATTGTTTTCATGAGATTATTGTATCAGagctaggggtgcaaaggcgggcggtttttaaccgcccgctaaccgctaaccgctataaccgccaaccgcctaaccgcctaaccgtttaaccgcattaaccgctaaccgcctaaccgccataaccgcctagcggttagcggttagcggttattaggtctactaaccgtaaccgctaaccgctaaccgcctttttatataatatatttttataattatacatataacataatcacttgataattaaatcacaattttttttaaaaataattaaatcacaatttgagtattaatatattatcactataatttatatgattatatcatataatcacttgatcattaaatcacaattttttttttaaaataattaaatcacaatttgagtattaatatattatcactataatttatatgattatatcatatgagattgattattaaatcatttgattatataataacaaattatacatatataatatgacataactcataagtatactaattcatactaatacaacaattaaatatctagagacttatttccaatgtatgttataaacctataagtctatataagtctacatatgtatatgaataatataaatgtataatatcaatagttaatcatatgattcaatgacaattcaaataatttattcaagacttcaagtgaatcatattattaatgtacaatgatgatatgattcgtataatatcaaattaagtaattgacattagattaaacaatgaccaatgtgttacttataaacacaatttaagtattaatgtattatcattataattttagtaatttatatattatcactataattgatatgattatatcacatgataacttgatcattaaatcatatgattatataataataaataatgcatatataatatgacataactcataagtcataagtttacaagttaatcatatgattcatgtacaatgataatcacaattgattcaattgaattaaacaatatgttacttataactacaagtctacaatttaattaaagcattattggatactttaggaatttaggatttaggagtttgaacattaccatttaccattagatattaagttcaattcaaagaaaaaagattataagtaaatatgataagaatttaaataattaatcatatgaatcatatgatataatttaatgagactatatgattatataatatcaaattaagtaattgacattagattcaacaatgtgttacttataatcacaattgaagtattagtgtattttttgaacattttttagaaaaagaaatttaaccattttttgaaagaaaaaaaaaaaagaaaattaacaattttgaacaattttgaattatatatatatatataattgcttatagttatattatatgcatattgaataatataaatgtataagataaatatttaactatatgatccaattacaattccaatacttaatcaattattcatgtacaatgacaatgacaatgtgattcatataatatcaaattaaataattgacattggattaaacaatgtgttacttataactacaattgaagtatttttgtttgtttgtaagtttataagattaacacttaatcatatgatccaatgacaattcaaatatttatagcaattgggcccaagaagatattaaaaatacaagaaaaaaaaatgagggtaaaaaaaagcccaaaaaaaaagccaaattttaaaaaagcggttaacgggcggttatctatttcactaaccgctaaccggccactaaccgctaaccgttaaccgctaggcggttagcggttgcggttagtgaaatttactaaccgctatggcggttacggttagcggttattgccactaaccgctaaccgtaaccgcctttgcacccctaatcaGAGCTCAATGCTCTGTCCAACTGATTAATTCAATGAAAGTTGCaagtttatcaaaaaaaaaaaaaagttatatgtatatattaattttgaaaattatttaacATTCGCCTTCTAATAAGATTGGTTTCGACAATCACGCTTCCAAACCGAGTTAAGACCGAAATTCTTCTTGAGCGAAGATGTGTGCGAAAACTCCTGACAAAGGGTGGGACAATGTAGTTCTCAATCAAATAATAGAACAGGACCAGTAAAAACAGCCCAAAATCAGTGAGAACAGTCTAATccccacaaaaaaagaaaaaagcaaacacttcttttatttttttaatataagaaaaaaagacagTTTCTAGAACATAATGAAAATGGAAAATTGCAGTTTTCAAACATAAGCTGACGCATTTGCACCTCTAGACAAAGCTTATCAGGACATCCTCAAGGATAATTTCGTAGTCATTATTTCCATAGGTTTAACCAATAGAT
Protein-coding sequences here:
- the LOC132165237 gene encoding protein phosphatase 2C 77, whose product is MEINGLKLLANTTPLLSIPTTKANPPYYESISCRNYGYGSNHFHCGIGVVSESEDEKNRGGGTTVSNLVTQNEGDNIVTVDVEVQHAQDPSAMVLDPEGKEGTRSNGSDPKLFTAPHELLQEKKICRASSQNVFEQVCPPLWGFTTMRGRRPEMEDAVAVVPRFSQVPTQMLLNDHVCNGMNNHHLSQLTAHFFGVYDGHGGFQVANYCHERLHLALMEEIEITKVSLSDGRSIGNSWQELWKKAILNCFLKADAEIGEVHRGSNGSNGDASEVFQEPIAPETAGSTAVVAILCSTHIVVANCGDSRAVLCRGKVPMPLSVDHKPNREDEYARIEAAGGRVIQWNGSRVHGVLATSRSIGDRYLKPWVIPDPEVMLVPRAKQDECLILASDGLWDVMTNEEACDVARKRILVWHKKHGSALPAERGGGVDPAAQAAAEYLSRLALQKGSKDNITVIVIDLKAQRKFIRKT